ACCACACGTTGTGGGGTATACTGCCATTGATATTCAGTAATATGCATCGGGACAAATAGTTTAGCTTCCGCGTAATCCTCCAAGTTATTGGGAACTAAATCGTTCAAGGTATTACCCAGCAACATAACGCCCGCAGTAAAATAGTGCCATTGGCCAGCATATTTAACCGTATCCATTGGTAAACCTAGGGTAAACTTTACCCAGTCATCAGTAGGGTACATAAACTCTTCATTTCCAGGCGAGCTGGCATCATCATCATCTCCATCGAAATTGGCGCTCATGGTCAGTAGATCTTTTAGAGATACATCTCCTTTCGCTGTTGAGAAATGATCGTAAGTTTCCAGATCGTAAAACTCCTTTAACGTTTGATGCTCTGAATGCAGATATCCTTCGTTTATGGCTATTCCTGTAAGCGTAGAAGCAAATGATTTTCCTACCGATCGTACATCATGTAAGCTATCACGGGTAGCACCGTTAAAGTATTCCTCTACCAATATTTTTCCTTTTTTCAGTATGACTACACTTGATATGTGTTTAAATACGTCCGCTTCGATATTGGCCTTAAGTTCTCTGATTCGCTTACTGTCAAAATCATCAGTGGATATTTCGAGTCCAGTATAAGGTTTTAACGAAGAAAGCTCCACGGTATCGACATTGACGATAACTTTACGGTTCACCTGTATTGGCAGCTGTCCAGACGCAATGATATCACCCACCTTCATTTGAGGTGTTTTTACGTAAGGTCGGAGCTCAATCCTTAGCCTATGCTTACCATCGGTCAAGGCATTATCACCACCATTATACATAAAGCGATTCCAGGCCGATTGGCTCCACAATGCTCCTTCATGTTGGTTGTCGATTAAAGGGCGGCTCCAGAAGGTTTCCGTTTGCTGCTGCGGAGGTAGAGGTGCCCCGGGGATTAATTCGGTTTGGTAAATCAGGTGCTCATCAACATAGAACGAGAACTGGTAGTTCCCTATCTTTGCCAGAGAGTCGGTCGATAAATCTGGAGCCAGAAAGCTCAGGAAACCAGTGAGTGGTTTTTCGAGAAAAACAGAAATAAACAGGTTACTTCTGTTTGTTAACGTGTATCGGCTTAGAAAGTTGGCCGAGTCGGCTTTATCCTCTTGTATAGCTGTTTCAGAAAATTTGATTTTTCCTATATGCTCGTTGTACTTTACGGCAGAATCATTTGTTTGGCCATATAGATGATCACGAGAAAGTGCTGCAAGAAGTAATCCACTAAGCAGAACCGATAAACAGTATAATTTCATTCTTTAATTATTTACGCAAAGGTAAGCATCGTTTAACGTATAAAATAGAACGGTATTAACATGAAATCAACCTAAGTGAGCAGCTTGCGGTAAGCTAGGGGAGTAATATGATGAAGAGCCTTAAACGAGCGGATGAAGTGGCTTTGGTCCGCAAAACCACTCTGAAGCGCTATTGTTGTTAGCGAGAGTTGCTCGTCGGCAAATAAATTTAACGCTCGCTGTACCTTCAATGTTCGGAGATAATCTCCCAGACCACAATTAAAGTATTTAGGGAAATCTCTTGATAAATGCACAGGGTGAAGATTCAGGTATTGCGAAAGAGCAGACAGCGTCCATTGCTGATCCATTGGAGCATCATGCAATAATTCCCTGAGCTGTTTTACCCATAGTGGCTTTGTGTTCTTTTGCGGTTTACCAGTACCTGTAGCAGTCGTAAACAATGCAGCCAGTAAAGAGTCAACTGCCAGTTGGGCCCCTTTGCCATCGAGCTTGGTTTCCTTTACAATGTTATACATCAGCGTTGTCAGCGCAGGGTGTTTTAAATGAATACTGCCCTGTAACATATTTTTATCTAAACTACAATGGGCAAACCATTCTGGTGTCAGCTCGATATGAAATCCACGGGTAAAGCCTTTGGGTTTTATATTGTAGTGTGCTTCCTGCCAGTGGTGAAATATTAGATTTCCGGGCGAGCAGTGGTAGACCTCTTTTCTATTGCCTTCTATAACATTTCCCTGTAGGATAAATGTAAAATAAGCGTTCTCGTGATAGTGCCAATCTACATACTCATGTGTATATTCGGTATCTGTTAGCGTAAGCCCATTAAACCGAAGTGTTTCATTCGTTTGCCCGAAAAACTCACCCGTATGCAGGATATCCATGTGCTAAAGTTAATTAAATAAAATCGATTAAGTAATGTCTGTGGGTTGTTAAGCCGGTATAGGCATCAGAATCGATGTTCATCGGATTTGAAGGTGGGTCGTGATATTCAGCGTTGATTGGACTTAAACAGACACAAAAATTTTTTAGACAAAAAATTAAAAGAAATTCTGTTCGGAAATCCTGGTAACCAGTCGGTCAGAAAATATTTTATTCGATAAAAACTTGCATAACAATAATTTATATCTATCTTTATGACAATTATTTATTTTTTTATTTTAATTCAATTGCCATGCAAGAAGGCGTAGTAAAATTTTTTAACGAAACTAAAGGTTTCGGATTCATCACCCCGTCAGACGGTGGACGTGAAATTTTTGTCCATTCATCGGGTCTTAAAGACAACATTCGGGAGAATGATGATGTATCCTTTGAGGTACAACAAGGCCAGAAAGGCCTCAATGCAGTAAATGTTAAGTTGATCTAATTGATTTTTGCATATATTGTGGAAGCCGTCCCGACCTCGGGACGGCTTTTTTGTTTATCGAAAGATCATTTCGTATCCCTTTTGATAGTAAGCTTTTAGGCGATCAACTTCCATCATTTAATGTAACAGGGGCCCCACATAGTTTCTAAACTCTTTTCTCGTTGAAGAACTTGCTTATTTTACAATGCAATCATCTATTGTGCCGGGGGGCTTGGAGCATAAGTTAAAACACGATGTTATATATCCATCGGCTATAGGTGTGCCATCTGCTTTCAGACTTTCCAAATAACCGGAAACAAACAGAATATCGTTTTTTTTCCTCGTATTGATTGTCAAAATCTTTTAATAACGGTTTATTAGCAAACACTTGTTTCTTTTTTCCACTTCCCAATCCATCAATCTCTTTGTAATCAAAATTTTCAGTTATGACTGTTTTGACTGTGTTGTCAGACAATATTTTTGAATTCATGTTTAAAAAAAACAAATCGAAAATTTTTGAATTATAGTTAACATTTTATTAACAATTGAGCATTTGTCTTTATATTTTATATAGATTATATTAGTATTTTATCCACTAACAGCGCTATCCGTAACAAAATAGTACTCAGAGCTACGACCATTATAAACAACAGATTCCATAGGTAGTGCACTATGAAATAGCTACAAAAAATGAAATAAGTTATAACAATCCATTTCTATAATATATGGCAAATCATGTTTTTAGCGATAGATTTCTTTTTGTGTTAACTGTTTGCGGTGTTTTCTTTTTTACAATTTCCTATCAACAATGCTTGTCACAAACCGTTAGCGGAAAAATTTTAGGCAAAAAAGTAGATAGCATCAATTTTTATTTTCCGGCCGAGCAGCTCGGTAGTAGTGAGCAGGAAATTTCTTCCGTTTATCCCGATACAACCGGTCGTTTCGAATTCAGCAAAAGTGTAGCATCCGGTACTTTTTTGCAGGGATTTATCTTTGGGAAAGATCGGGTTTTGTGGGATAGGCAATTTTATTTGTCGCCAACAGATAGTTTATCGCTATTAATTAAATTTGCAGGCGATAGCAATCAGGTTGAAACCCAAGTGAGCGGACGGGGGAGCCAGCACAATCAACCGCTTGGTTTCAGCCTATTCTATACGGATCTGGAGGTCTTTAGGGAAGATACAGCCCCTGATCGAGTATTGGGCCACTTGGCCGCCGACAGGGCGAAAAAAGAGCAGTTATTTAGCGATTACATTGTAAAATATCAACCTCAAAATGCATTTGTCAAAGATGTAAAAACTCAGCTCGTTTATTCCCAAACCTACCATTATTACCATTTTTTAGAGAATAATAAATTTCAAATAAGAGAATCTTTTGAAAGGAATAATGGCTTATGGTATCAGGCCTTAGATTCCTTATTGACGATCACACCTAAGCAAAATGACGCATTGC
This Olivibacter sp. SDN3 DNA region includes the following protein-coding sequences:
- a CDS encoding serine hydrolase; this translates as MKLYCLSVLLSGLLLAALSRDHLYGQTNDSAVKYNEHIGKIKFSETAIQEDKADSANFLSRYTLTNRSNLFISVFLEKPLTGFLSFLAPDLSTDSLAKIGNYQFSFYVDEHLIYQTELIPGAPLPPQQQTETFWSRPLIDNQHEGALWSQSAWNRFMYNGGDNALTDGKHRLRIELRPYVKTPQMKVGDIIASGQLPIQVNRKVIVNVDTVELSSLKPYTGLEISTDDFDSKRIRELKANIEADVFKHISSVVILKKGKILVEEYFNGATRDSLHDVRSVGKSFASTLTGIAINEGYLHSEHQTLKEFYDLETYDHFSTAKGDVSLKDLLTMSANFDGDDDDASSPGNEEFMYPTDDWVKFTLGLPMDTVKYAGQWHYFTAGVMLLGNTLNDLVPNNLEDYAEAKLFVPMHITEYQWQYTPQRVVSTAGGIRMKALDLAKYGQLYQNKGSWKGKQLVPKSWIGKTFTKHEIIPDREEEYYGYLFWNKTYQSDGKSYETFYCSGNGGNKIFVFTDEPLVVVITATAYGQAYAHSQADKIIEQFVIPAILR
- a CDS encoding helix-turn-helix transcriptional regulator, with amino-acid sequence MDILHTGEFFGQTNETLRFNGLTLTDTEYTHEYVDWHYHENAYFTFILQGNVIEGNRKEVYHCSPGNLIFHHWQEAHYNIKPKGFTRGFHIELTPEWFAHCSLDKNMLQGSIHLKHPALTTLMYNIVKETKLDGKGAQLAVDSLLAALFTTATGTGKPQKNTKPLWVKQLRELLHDAPMDQQWTLSALSQYLNLHPVHLSRDFPKYFNCGLGDYLRTLKVQRALNLFADEQLSLTTIALQSGFADQSHFIRSFKALHHITPLAYRKLLT
- a CDS encoding cold-shock protein, with product MQEGVVKFFNETKGFGFITPSDGGREIFVHSSGLKDNIRENDDVSFEVQQGQKGLNAVNVKLI